A single window of Pseudarthrobacter psychrotolerans DNA harbors:
- a CDS encoding MarR family transcriptional regulator, protein MDRWPTGRLLSTAARLVEHSWNEKLSAIGLTHAGVIAIEVLAAQGPMTQAQLAQYVRVQAQTMGKTLSRLESHGHIARVRSTSDRRSQVVSLTDSGREAAAAAVEMERAVLAAATIDPDALRQELQAVVRELASQFASPSTSALVDGAPLG, encoded by the coding sequence ATGGATCGCTGGCCCACTGGGCGCCTATTGTCCACTGCGGCACGCCTCGTTGAACACTCCTGGAACGAAAAGCTAAGCGCCATCGGACTGACGCACGCCGGCGTGATCGCTATCGAAGTCCTGGCAGCGCAAGGGCCCATGACACAGGCGCAACTGGCCCAATATGTGCGCGTTCAGGCCCAGACCATGGGTAAGACCCTGAGCCGGTTGGAGTCCCACGGCCACATTGCCCGCGTTCGCAGCACCTCGGACCGCCGCAGCCAGGTCGTGTCCCTCACCGACAGCGGCCGGGAAGCCGCAGCCGCAGCAGTTGAGATGGAGCGCGCCGTACTCGCCGCGGCAACCATTGACCCCGACGCCCTGCGGCAGGAGCTCCAGGCAGTGGTTCGGGAGCTGGCCAGCCAGTTCGCCTCGCCGTCCACCAGTGCCCTGGTGGACGGCGCCCCGCTCGGTTAG
- a CDS encoding ABC transporter substrate-binding protein: MPSSTSRRTVIKTGAVFMALSLTSCTGAPSPSPTPTSPSTAPAGVEPTETFTFGTASQPLGLDPALSSDVESYRITRQILEGLVGVDQTTGKPTPLLATEWSEEDEGRSYTFKLRSGVSFQDGTPFNADAVCANFNRWFAFSPELRRQAPGSSFKSVFKAHSDDAALSIFKSCTALSADTVRIDLTQRFTAFLQSLTLPAFAMASPAALTAGTADVLDQTRGGNPVSRFATNPVGTGPFSLAAWDEASIRLVSHKNYWGDRGQISTINFVTYDHPQTRLQALLDGKIDGYDAVTVGNFDQLVKRGMQIVQRDPFSVMYLGINQEIPVLQNQKVRQAIELAIDKETLIRKFFIDNTAKASQFVPPKISGFNNDAPALGHDPVKAKAYLAEAGYLGEEIRFYYPLNATRPYLPTPEKIYAEISRQLTAVGFNIKPVPVDWSAGYLQKVQSPGDHGLHLLGWNGAYADADNFVGPLFGEKNGEFGYQDPQVFSKINRARGLPAGKERDEQYHTINAQIAATVPAVPIAFPISALALSDRVSSYPASPVLNEVFTKVQLKP, encoded by the coding sequence GTGCCCAGCAGTACTTCGCGGCGAACGGTCATCAAGACCGGCGCCGTCTTTATGGCGTTGAGCCTGACATCCTGTACCGGTGCCCCTTCGCCGTCACCAACACCCACGTCACCCTCAACGGCACCCGCCGGCGTCGAGCCCACCGAAACGTTCACCTTCGGCACGGCGTCCCAGCCCCTGGGCCTGGACCCTGCGCTTTCGAGCGATGTGGAAAGCTACCGGATCACCCGGCAGATCCTCGAAGGCCTGGTAGGTGTAGACCAGACCACGGGCAAGCCCACGCCGCTGCTGGCAACGGAATGGTCCGAAGAAGACGAAGGCCGCTCCTACACGTTCAAACTCCGCAGCGGTGTGTCGTTCCAGGACGGCACGCCCTTCAACGCCGACGCCGTGTGCGCCAACTTCAACCGCTGGTTCGCTTTCTCCCCGGAACTGCGGCGGCAAGCTCCGGGAAGCTCGTTCAAGAGCGTGTTCAAAGCACATTCCGACGATGCTGCGCTCTCCATTTTCAAAAGCTGCACGGCCCTGTCCGCTGACACTGTCCGGATCGACCTGACCCAGCGCTTCACCGCGTTCCTCCAGTCGCTCACCCTGCCGGCGTTCGCCATGGCGTCCCCGGCAGCCCTCACCGCGGGCACAGCGGATGTCCTGGATCAGACACGTGGCGGAAATCCGGTCTCCCGGTTCGCCACCAACCCCGTCGGAACCGGACCGTTCAGCCTGGCCGCCTGGGACGAAGCCAGCATCCGGCTCGTCAGCCACAAAAACTACTGGGGCGACCGCGGGCAGATCTCGACCATCAATTTCGTCACGTACGATCACCCCCAGACCCGGCTCCAGGCCCTCCTGGACGGCAAGATCGACGGCTACGATGCCGTCACGGTGGGCAACTTCGATCAGCTGGTGAAGCGGGGTATGCAGATTGTCCAGCGTGACCCTTTCTCGGTGATGTACCTGGGCATCAACCAGGAAATTCCGGTTCTCCAGAACCAAAAAGTCCGGCAGGCCATTGAGCTGGCCATCGACAAAGAAACCCTGATCCGCAAGTTCTTTATCGACAACACGGCCAAGGCCTCACAGTTCGTCCCGCCCAAGATCAGCGGTTTCAATAACGACGCTCCCGCGCTGGGCCACGATCCGGTCAAAGCCAAGGCCTACCTGGCCGAGGCCGGCTACCTCGGGGAAGAGATCAGGTTCTACTACCCGCTCAATGCCACCCGCCCGTATCTGCCAACGCCGGAGAAAATCTACGCCGAAATCAGCCGGCAACTGACCGCCGTCGGGTTCAACATCAAACCTGTCCCGGTGGACTGGTCTGCGGGCTACCTCCAGAAGGTGCAGTCACCCGGGGACCACGGGCTCCACCTGCTCGGCTGGAATGGCGCGTATGCCGATGCCGATAACTTTGTAGGCCCGCTGTTCGGCGAAAAGAACGGCGAATTCGGATACCAGGACCCGCAGGTCTTTTCCAAGATCAACCGCGCCCGCGGCCTCCCCGCAGGCAAGGAACGCGACGAGCAGTACCACACCATCAACGCCCAGATCGCGGCCACTGTGCCGGCCGTTCCCATTGCCTTCCCGATCTCGGCCCTGGCACTCTCGGACCGCGTCAGCAGCTACCCGGCGTCCCCGGTACTGAATGAAGTTTTCACAAAGGTACAGCTAAAGCCTTGA
- the bcp gene encoding thioredoxin-dependent thiol peroxidase — translation MADKLLTGDLAPGFTLKDSSGKDVSLASRHGGSTIVYFYPAAATPGCTKQACDFRDSLASFTSAGYRVLGISPDSVNKLAAFAANEDLSFPLLSDEDHAVAEAYGAWGEKKNYGRTYEGLIRSTVVIDPDGNVALAQYNVRATGHVAKLRRDLKLDT, via the coding sequence GTGGCTGACAAACTCTTGACCGGTGACCTGGCTCCCGGCTTCACCCTGAAGGACTCGTCGGGTAAGGACGTCAGCCTTGCTTCGCGTCACGGCGGCAGCACTATCGTCTATTTCTACCCGGCCGCCGCAACCCCGGGCTGCACTAAACAGGCATGCGATTTCCGCGACAGCCTGGCGTCCTTCACGTCGGCCGGTTATCGGGTCCTGGGCATCTCCCCCGATTCCGTGAACAAACTTGCTGCCTTTGCCGCCAATGAGGACCTCAGCTTTCCGTTGCTTTCGGACGAGGACCACGCCGTGGCCGAGGCCTATGGCGCCTGGGGCGAAAAGAAGAACTACGGACGGACCTATGAGGGACTGATCCGCAGCACCGTGGTGATCGATCCCGACGGCAACGTGGCATTGGCCCAGTACAACGTCCGGGCCACCGGCCACGTGGCGAAACTGCGCCGCGACCTCAAGCTGGACACGTAA